AATTCTCCATGATCTGTCCGAGAAGCTGGGCTCTGGTGAGCATAGGTATTCCTTTTTCAACTGCAGCCTTGAATTCTTCGTTGTCAGGATGGATAGCTGCTGTATATACAACAAGGTCTATACTGTCAGTTATGTTGGATGCACGCTGACCTATATTTATGAGAGCTCCCATATCAGCAAGCTGATCTGTGATCTCAGATGCCTTCATGTCGGATCCGGTTACCTTAAAACCTGCTTTGAGAAGGATCTCGGCGAGGCCGCTCATGCTGATACCGCCTATTCCCATGAAATGGACATTTATTGGCTTTGAAAAATTGATCTTGTACATTAGTAATTCGCCTTCCTTATATAAAATTGTTTGATATCATATAGCTTTCTTTATTTTCTCTTTGGCAGTATAACACATTCCATATTAAAAGAAAACTACCAGCATTAGTGCATTGTTATTGAATGAAAATTATGTTATAAATTAAAAGAATATGGTCATAGATGATATTTATTACTCATCTCTGGCGGCAGTGTTCAGACTGGTAAGTCGGACAAAACTGAGAGAAAATTAATATTTACAGTAACGAAATTGAGGTAAACACATGATTACAAATGACGCTACATTATTAAAGGTAAAGCATGAGGTGCTCTATGAGGTGGCAAAGCTTGCCTATGATGGCAAATTGGACGATGAGAGGGATAATCTTCCTTATAAGATGGTTCCGGGACCTCAGCCGTTTTTCAGATGTTGTATATATAGGGAGAGGGAGGTCATCAGACAGAGGATCAGGCTCGCAGAGGGCAAGGCACCGGGAACTGAGGATGATGGAAATGTTGTCCAGATCATCAATTCTGCCTGTGAGGGTTGTCCCATCTCTCGTTATGTAGTAACAGATAACTGTCAGAAGTGTATGGGAAGAGCCTGTCAGCAGGCCTGTCGTTTCGGTGCGATAAGCATGGGGCGTGACAAGTCGTATATAGATCCATCAAAGTGTAAGGAGTGTGGACAGTGTGCAAAGGCATGTCCATATAATGCCATAGCAGATCTTATGAGACCCTGTATAAAGAGTTGTCCGGTTGGTGCGATATCTGTTGCTGAAAATGGAACGGGTATAGCAGTAATTGACAAGGATAAATGTATAGACTGTGGTTCGTGTATACACAAGTGTCCATTTGGCGCGATCGGATCAAAGTCTTATATAGTAGATATAATAAATGATATGAGAGCCGGCAAGAAGGTATTTGCTATGTTTGCACCTGCGACATACGGACAGTTTGGTGCGGATATAACAATGGCAAGCTGGAGAACCGCAATGAAAAAGATAGGCTTCTACGATGCTGTTGATGTTGGTCTTGGAGCCGACATGACAGCCATGGCGGAGGCGAAGGAGTGGCTGGAGGCCAAGGCGGAGGGCAAGAAGAAGACTACATCATGCTGCCCAGCGTTCAAGCTGCTTGTAGAAAAGCATTTCCCGGAGCTTGCAGACCGGGTATCTGAGACGGTTTCACCTATGTGCGCGGTGTCGAGATACATCAAGGAAAATTATGAGGATGCTGTTACGGTGTTCATAGGACCTTGTATCGGCAAGAAGGCGGAGAGTGCGGCTGGTGAGAAGGAGTCCGCTGACTATGCATTGACCTACGGAGAGATCAGAGCTATGCTGAGGGCTAAGGATGTTAAGCTGGAGCCAGAGGCAGAGGACAATGATCAGTCCACATTGTTTGGTAAGAAATTTGCAAATGCAGGCGGAGTCACAGCGGCAGTCATAGAGAGTATGAAGGAACTCGGCTGTGATGATGAGGTGAAGGTTTGCAAATGTGATGGCATAGATGCCTGCAAGAAGGCGCTTACCCTTATGAAGTTCAACAGATTCCAGGATGATTTCATGGAAGGCATGGCATGCGAGGGGGGCTGTGTGGGTGGTCCTTCAAGACACAGGGATCCGAACATGGCAATGCGAGACAGAAAAACAGCTCTTGATAATTCTACGGATATCAACATCACAGAGAATCTTGAGAAGCAGGGCGCAGACAAGATCGATATGGTGAGAGATTAAAAAGCTCGATCATGGAGGTGTAAGCCGTTGGCAGGGACAACTTTGGGATCGGCAGATATTCATTTATAGGAGGACAAAATATGACAACTGGCATGATATTTTTTATATGTGTGCTGATATTCGTGGGTGTATCGATTCTCACAGCGATATTTGTATACAAATCACAGATGCGCAAGAGAAGAATGAATCAGAGTCAGGATCAAATTCAGGGGCATGATTCATAGTAGAATGTAGGATAATAAATATAAATAATAAGGCGTATGCAGATGGTGCGTACCGGAATTCCGGATGCACTATCCGGCATACGCCTTTTGTGCGTCATGCGCGTAAATGGGGACGGAGGTGCCTGACCCCTTTGGGGGAAATATGCGAAAAACCGGTCAAAACAGGCGAAATGGGGACGGAGGTACCTGACCCTTTTTTGCAGGCAAAATGGTGAAGGGGTATGTGAAAATAAATTAAAATATTTATTTTTTGGTTGACATGATAAAGAGATATGATAATATATGGATGTAGTAATCGAAACTACATGTAAAGTTAATCAAAGACGTAAATTAAAGTAATGTTTATTTTGATTACTAGATAGAATTACGAACTTAGAAGACTTTTTATACTAAGTTAATGCATAATGTGA
This sequence is a window from Coprococcus eutactus. Protein-coding genes within it:
- a CDS encoding 4Fe-4S dicluster domain-containing protein yields the protein MITNDATLLKVKHEVLYEVAKLAYDGKLDDERDNLPYKMVPGPQPFFRCCIYREREVIRQRIRLAEGKAPGTEDDGNVVQIINSACEGCPISRYVVTDNCQKCMGRACQQACRFGAISMGRDKSYIDPSKCKECGQCAKACPYNAIADLMRPCIKSCPVGAISVAENGTGIAVIDKDKCIDCGSCIHKCPFGAIGSKSYIVDIINDMRAGKKVFAMFAPATYGQFGADITMASWRTAMKKIGFYDAVDVGLGADMTAMAEAKEWLEAKAEGKKKTTSCCPAFKLLVEKHFPELADRVSETVSPMCAVSRYIKENYEDAVTVFIGPCIGKKAESAAGEKESADYALTYGEIRAMLRAKDVKLEPEAEDNDQSTLFGKKFANAGGVTAAVIESMKELGCDDEVKVCKCDGIDACKKALTLMKFNRFQDDFMEGMACEGGCVGGPSRHRDPNMAMRDRKTALDNSTDINITENLEKQGADKIDMVRD